In a genomic window of Corvus moneduloides isolate bCorMon1 chromosome 17, bCorMon1.pri, whole genome shotgun sequence:
- the GDF5 gene encoding growth/differentiation factor 5 has product MKILHFLTLLLWHLTWLSLDLVPGALSNSEAGQGNPGSKLGFLKAEGKERNPSARAGTLRTASHGYSAGTSKARTKSSAVQAGALLAKNDESKKVPSRTAATEGKVGHLPSRPSGVRTVTPKVQNLSSKVALKKTGTSSTDTDSFKTKKTKEPVTQREAKETFRHPPITPHEYMLSLYRTLSDAERKGVNGSVKLEAGLANTITSFIDKGQDERTPTIRKQKYIFDISALEKDGLLGAELRILRKKPSDTWKSHSSGKTSQVKLFSCSTNRQASTLLDSRTVSITDTPKWEVFDIWKLFRNFKNLVNLCFELETFDRGRAVDLRSVGFNRTGRQVNEKALFLVFGRTKKRDLFFNEIKARSGQDDKTVYEYLFNQRRKRRAPLATRQGKRPTKNLKARCSRKALHVNFKDMGWDDWIIAPLEYEAYHCEGLCEFPLRSHLEPTNHAVIQTLMNSMDPESTPPTCCVPTRLSPISILFIDSANNVVYKQYEDMVVESCGCR; this is encoded by the exons ATGAAAATCCTGCATTTTCTCACTTTACTGCTTTGGCATTTGACTTGGCTGTCTCTGGATCTAGTTCCTGGAGCGCTGAGTAATTCTGAAGCAGGCCAGGGTAACCCAGGATCTAAACTAGgttttttgaaagcagaaggaaaggagaggaatcCCTCCGCACGGGCAGGTACACTGAGGACTGCAAGCCATGGATACAGTGCTGGGACCTCAAAGGCCAGGACTAAAAGCAGTGCTGTtcaggctggagctctgctggccAAGAATGATGAGTCAAAGAAGGTTCCCTCAAGAACAGCAGCCACGGAGGGCAAGGTAGGACATCTCCCCAGCAGACCTTCTGGAGTAAGGACAGTGACTCCAAAGGTTCAAAATCTTAGCAGCAAGGTGGCTTTGAAAAAAACTGGCACAAGCAGTACTGACACTGattctttcaaaaccaaaaagactAAAGAGCCTGTAACCCAGAGGGAAGCTAAGGAAACTTTCCGACATCCCCCGATAACGCCACATGAATACATGCTCTCTTTGTACAGGACTCTCTCAGATGCAGAAAGAAAGGGTGTTAATGGAAGTGTAAAACTGGAGGCTGGACTTGCCAATACAATAACCAGCTTTATAGACAAAGGACAAG ATGAGCGAACACCAActataagaaaacaaaaatatatttttgacaTCAGTGCATTAGAAAAAGATGgtttgctgggagcagagcttcgaatactgagaaaaaaaccttctgaTACATGGAAGTCTCATTCTTCTGGAAAAACTTCCCAAGTGAAATTATTTAGTTGCTCTACAAACAGACAAGCCTCAACACTCCTGGACTCTCGAACTGTCAGTATCACTGATACACCCAAGTGGGAAGTGTTTGACATCTGGAAACTTTTCAGAAACTTTAAAAACTTGGTGAACTTGTGTTTTGAGCTGGAAACTTTTGACAGGGGGAGAGCTGTTGACCTCAGGAGTGTGGGATTTAATAGAACGGGAAGACAGGTCAATGAGAAGGCTCTGTTCTTGGTGTTTGGGAGGACGAAAAAAAGAGACTTATTCTTCAATGAAATCAAAGCTAGATCCGGCCAAGATGACAAAACTGTTTATGAGTACTTATTCAACCAGAGGCGGAAGAGAAGAGCCCCTCTAGCAACACGGCAAGGGAAGAGGCCCACCAAGAATCTGAAGGCGAGGTGTAGCAGAAAAGCCCTCCACGTGAATTTTAAGGATATGGGCTGGGATGACTGGATAATAGCCCCTCTGGAGTATGAAGCATATCACTGCGAAGGGCTCTGTGAATTCCCCCTccgatcccacctggagccCACCAACCACGCAGTTATCCAGACATTAATGAACTCGATGGACCCGGAATCAACCCCCCCGACTTGCTGTGTCCCAACCCGTCTGAGCCCCATCAGCATCCTTTTCATTGACTCTGCAAACAACGTGGTCTACAAGCAGTACGAGGACATGGTGGTGGAGTCGTGTGGTTGTAGGTAG